A window of Thiohalobacter sp. genomic DNA:
CCGGGCTGGTGGCGGCCGCCTCGGTGGCGGATTACGACAGCAACCGCATCCGCAAGCACGAGTTCACCCGGCCGGCCAAGGAGGACGACCGGGTGCGCCAGATCGAGGCGCTCAACGCCCAGACCGGCCCGGTGTTGCTGGCCTACCGCTCGCAGGACGAGATCGACGCCATGATCGACTCGGTGACCCGGGGCGCGCCGGAGTACGACCTGGTGGCCGACGACGGGATCGGTCATACCTTCTGGGTGGTTGACGACCCCGATCTCATCCAGCGCCTGACCGAGGGCTTCGACCGCATGGAGGCGATCTACATCGCCGACGGCCATCACCGCTCGGCGGCGGCTTCGCGGGTGGCGGCGAGCAAGAACGGCCCGCCCGACGCCATGAGCCGCTATTTCCTTTCGGTGATTTTCCCGCACAAGCAGATGAAGATTCTGGATTACAACCGCGTCGTCAAGGATCTGAACGGGCTCGATGAAAAGACCTTCATCGAAAAGGTGGCGACAGCCTTCGATGTCAACGCGTCCGACACGCCCGTGTCACCGGCGCAGCCCGGCGAGTTCGGCATGTACCTGAATGGCCAGTGGTACCGCCTGAATATCCACCCGGAGCGCATTCCCGCCGACCCGGTCGCGCGTCTCGATGTCAGCCTGTTGGCCGACAATCTGCTGGAACCGGTGCTGGGCATCAGCGACCCGCGCACGGACCCGCGTATCGATTTCGTTGGCGGAATCCGCGGACTCGGCGAGCTGGAACGGCGCGTCGACAGCGGCGAGATGGCCGCGGCCTTTTCCATGCACGCCACCACCATGGACGACCTGATGGCGGTTGCGGATGCCAACGAGGTGATGCCGCCCAAGTCGACCTGGTTCGAGCCCAAGCTGGCCGACGGACTGGTGTCGCATTTGCTTAATTGATATCAAGCGGCCTTGGTGCAGAATGCGCGGGGGTGGCCGGCAGGCCGTGATGTTGGCGAACGGGGAGCGAGCGGAAAATGACGGAGACAGCCGGTATGCAGGCAGGGGTTGTACCCTCGTGGCCGCTGCCCTATGCCCGGTTCCGGCTGGCGTTCGAAGCCAGCCGGGGCACGCGGCTGCCGCCCTATCCGGGCTCCGCGTGGCGGGGCGCCTTCGGCTGGGCGTTGCGCGACCTTGCCTGTGTCACCGGGCAGCCGGACTGCCGAGGCTGCGCCTTCGCTTCCCGCTGTGTCTACCAGCGTCTGTTCGAGACCGCCCGCCAGGGCCGGCCGGAGTCGGGCATGACCACCCACGCCCCGCACCCCTTCGTGTTGAGGCTGCCCCCGAGCCACCCGGCGGGGCTTGTTCTTGTTGACATCCATCTGTTCGGCGAGGCCATGCGCTGGCTCGACGAGGTGGTGATGGCGTTCGCCCGCGCCGGCCGGGCCGGCGTGGGCGGGGCCCGAAACCGCCTGGGGCTGGTTCGCGTCCTTCAGCGCGTCGGCGGAAGCTGGGCGGAGTTGTCCCCGGACAGCGGGCGGCTGACCCCGTTTCCGGCCGCTGTCGACGAACCGCCGGATATTGCCTGCGTGGGGCGACAGGTGCGTGTCGAACTCCAGTCCCCGCTGCGGATAGTTCGCCGAGGGCGTCCCCTGCGGCCCGAGGAACTGACGCCGCGGCACTTCGTCCACGCGCTCTATGCCCGGGTGCGCAAGCTCGCGCGCGCGCAGGGGCAGACGCTGCAGATGTTCTGGCCTCAAGTGCCGTCGGAAGTGGGGTTTGCCGGGGTCTCGCTGCGATGGATCGATTTTTGCCGCCGTTCCAGCCGGCAGGGGCGCCGCCACCCGATTGGGGGGATTGCTGGACACTTTGATCTTTCACTGGCCGGACTTGAGACTGCCTGGCCTCTGCTCTGGCACGGTCAATTCCTGCACGTGGGCAAGCTGACCGCCATTGGTCACGGCGGCTACCGCCTGCGGTGGCACTCGGTTGCTGGCGGCGCGTCTGCCGGGCAGATGACGGATCCTCGCGAACAGGACATCTGAAGGGATCGGGTTTCATTGTAAACCATTGGGTTGTGTGGTGAATATGATGCAGGTTTCATGGGAATTGCGGCCGCATCATGAAATCGGGGAAAAATCACGGCCAAAGCCGGGCGGCGCCCGGATGATGCGGTACTGTGGCTGCTCTGATGGGGAGATTGTGCGTCATTGCCAACGATGTCACCGATGATCGACGTAGCCGGCGGTTCGCCCGGAGGTTGGGGGTTGGTGTTTGTGTCATCCGGCGTTTGGGGTAGACTGCCGACATACCAAGAACATGCGTGATGCCCGCCGCCATTGCGGCGCGACCTTGCCTTTGTTGAACGAAAAGCCTCTGCGGGCGCGAGCCGGCAACGGGCAGAACCGCGCTGGCGTGCGGCCCTGCCTTCCCCGCCCCGCAATCCGCTGGCCGCAAGCTTGCGAGACGTGCGGACTGCCGCAGGCTGCGAGACAGTAGCCGTGCCCCGGCGTGTCAGGGAGCCCATGGCAGGAAGCCGGCGAGGGAGACCGAAGGATGCCAGGCAGGGCACCGGGGCAGATCAAAGGAACGGGCATCGCGGAGAAACCATGCAGCCACACGAATATGGAAGGCGTATTCTGCTTGCGGTGACGGGGCTTTCGCCCCAGGTAGTCACCGAAACGGTTCATGCGCTGGCCGTGACGCGGTCGCCCGCGTTCGTCCCCACCGAGGTACACCTGGTCACCACGGCCGAAGGCCGGGATCGTGCGCGACTCAGCCTCCTGCACCCGCGCACGGGCTGGTTCCACCGCTTGCGAGAGAGCTACGGGCTGCCGGAGATCGGTTTCGACGACACCCGCATCCATGTGCTCGAGGGCCGCAACGGCCAGCCCATGCAGGATATCCGCTCGCCGGATGACAACAGCGCGGCGGCGGATTTCATTACCTGTCTCGTTCAGGAACTCACGCGCGATGAAGCCGCTGCGCTGCATGTGTCCATTGCCGGCGGGCGCAAGACCATGGGGTTCTACCTCGGTTACGCGCTGTCGCTGTTCGGCCGTCCCCAGGACCGGCTGTCCCATGTGCTGGTTTCGGCCCCCTACGAATCCCATCCCCATTTCTTCTTTCCGACCCGCGATAGCGAGATCATCTACACGCCTGCGCCCGACAACCGGCCGCATGACACCCGGGATGCGGTGGTTACGCTGGCGGAGATTCCCTTCGTGCGGCTGCGCGACGCACTGGAAACCGGTCTGACCGACGGGGCCTGCAGCTTTCTCGATGCGGTGCGGTTGGCGCAACGTGCGGTGCCGCCGGCGGGTCTTGTACTGCGGCCCGGCGCGTGCGTGGTCGTTGCCGGAGGCGAGGAAGTGCGGCTGGAGCCGTTGCGCTTTGCCCTCTACTGGCTGCTGGCCGAACGGGCGCTGGCGGGGCAGCCGGCGGTGCACTGGACCGACAAAGGCTTCGAGGCGCGGCTGCTGGACAGTTACGGGCGGCTGGTCGGCAGGGACTCGGGGGATTTCGAGCGCGCACAGCGCAACTGGGGCCAGGGACTGGCGCGGGAAAATGTCGATCCGCTCAAGTCGCACGTGAATCGCACCCTCAAGCGGGTGCTCGGAGAGCGGGGCGCCCAGCCTTACCTGATCCGACAGCTCGGCAGTGTGCCCGGGACGCGCTACCGGCGCTTCGGGCTGACCCTGGGCGCGGGCCAGATTGCCATCGAGCATCGCAAGCTTGCGAGGGATGACGGGGGGTGCGCCTCCGGCAATCATGCAGAGGTGCAGGCCGGCCCGGCATCATCAACAGTTAACGGGAGGATAGGATGAGCATGCAGACCAGGGAATGCACCGCGCGCTTCCTTGCGCCGGCATTTCTCGGCAACGCGGCGCAGGATGGCCAGTGGCGTTCGCCGCCGTTCAAGCATCTGCTCCGCGCCTGGTGGCGGGTGGCATGGGCCGAAGCCAACGGTTTTTCCGGCAGTGTCGATACCCTGCGGCGGGACGAGGGCGCGCTGTTCGGGTCTGCTGCCGACGGTACGGGTCACCGCAGCAGGGTTCGGCTGCGGCTCGACCGCTGGAATCAGGGCAGTCTGAAACGGTGGCAACCCCTGGGTGCGGTGCAGCACCCGGAGGTGAGAGTTGCGGTGGATGCCGGGCTGTATCTCGGCTATGGACCCGTGAGATTGCCGCGAGGTTCACGCGAGCCGGCGCTCAAGGGCAACGCCGCCATTCAGGCCGGCGAGTCGGCCAGGCTGCGTCTGGCGTTCCCCGATGGGGATTCCCGCCTGATCGACCGAGCGCTGGCGCTGATGGATGCCTTCGGGACCCTGGGTGGCCGTTCGCGCAACGGCTGGGGGTCGCTGGCGCTGGAAGGCGCGCCCGCACTCGGAAGCCTGCCCCTGCGCGACTGGGCGGCGTGTCTCGACCGCGACTGGCCGCATGCCATCGGCCGCGACGAGCGCGGCGCGCTCGTCTGGCAGACCGAACCCTTCGACGACTGGCAGGGGCTGATGCGCCGACTGGCGGAGATCAAGATCGGTTTTCGGACCCGGTTTCCGTTTCCGAAGGAGAGGCCCCCTCATCAGAGGGTTGAGGACCGTCACTGGCTCGCCTATCCGGTGACTCGCCATGTGACCAGGAGCTGGAATCGCAATGCCCGCCTCCCCAACAGCCTGCGCTTCAAGGTGATCGCCATCGATGGCGGTCTGCGTGGGCGCATCTTCCATGTTCCCTGCCTGCCCCCGCCGCAGTTCCGGCCGGATCGTCACGCCATCGAAAGGGTCTGGCGCGAGGTGCATGCCTTTCTGGACGGCACGAAAGGTGTCGAGAGGACAGCTCCATGAACAACGATCGCGAAAACCGGCTCTGGCAAACCAAGCTCGATGCCCGCCTGCATGATCCGGGCGAGAAGGCGCTGATCCTGATGCGGACCCGCGAGGGCCACGAGGGCGGTACCGTGCGCATCCTGCGTGAACGTTTCGGCCTGACGCACGTCGATGCCGCCGCGGTGAATCGGGCCGACTGGTGGGCCTCGGCCGCCGACCGGCCGCAGTGGCCGCGCAATCTGAGCGACCGGCTTCACTGGACGCGGGAGCCGGTGCTGGTGCATCCGGTGAGCGGGGACGAGATCGACCTCGCCGCGGAGGGCCGGCTTGCGGAGACGGATCCCGCGGACATCGCGGCGCGCAGTCTGGCGCATTTCGAGCGGCTTCGCGCCGCTTGCAGGAATGATGTTCGGCGGTCGCTGCTGGCGTTCTGGCGGTTCGGCCCGGAGTTGCAGGAGAGCGGAGATAACGGCCGGCTGGGCGAACTCTGGCCACAGCTCCCGGCCGATACCCGGGTGCCCGATCATTCCATCTGGGAACACCTGGACCTGGCCTCGGCCTTCGCGGGTGCCTTTGCCGCCGACGACAATGGCGAAGCAGCGCTGCTGGCCATGAGCATCGGGCCGGTGCAGTCCTTCATCGCCGCGGCCCGATCCACCTCCGATCTGTGGGCCGGCTCGCATCTACTCGCGCGACTCGCCTGGGAAACGATGAAGCCTCTGGTCGACGAACTCGGGCCGGATGCGGTGCTTTTCCCCCGCCTTCGCGGGATTCCGCAGGTGGACCTCTGGCTGCGCGAGCAGGGCCTGCCCGACGAGCTGTTCGCGGAGGCAGCCTGGAGCAAGGGCGCGAGCGCAGACGCCAATCCGTTGTTTTCCGCCGCCCTGCCCAATCGCTTCGTGGCGCTGGTGCCGGCGGGGCGGGCGCGCGCGCTGGCGGAGCGCTGCCGCACGCACGTGCGGGACTGGATGCAGAAAAAGGGCCGGCAGGTGGTGCAGCGGCTTCTGACGGAGATCGGCGAGGCCGCGGATGATGCCTCCCTCTACTGCTTCGAGCAGGCGCGGCGCCAGCTGAGGGACTTTCCGGAGGTGCACTGGACGTCCGTCCCCTTCTCGCTGATCCGCGCCAGCGCAGACGGCAAGCGCGTGGAGGATACGGTGCGGCTGTCCGAGGCCATGGCGCCCTTCTTCGGCGTACCAGCGGGCGAACCCACGGGCTTTCTTGCAAGCGATGCCTGGCGGGTGCTGCAAAAGAGCATCGAGTGGCAGGACGGCACTGCTTTCTGGGAACCCAATCCCGGGGTGCTGTATCCGGCGGTGTACGACCTTGCGGACCGGGTACTGGCCGCTGCCAAGTCGGTGCGCCAGTTCGGCCAGGTCGACGAACGCGGCTGGCGCGATTCGCTCACCGGCGAGGTGGAGTGGCTGACCCTCGATCCTGGCCACCTCGGCAAGTCGCCCCGCCAGCAGACGGAAACCCTCTGGTCACGCATTGCGGAAAAGCGCCCGGCCTGGGCCCGGCCCGGCGAGCACCTTGGCGCCCTGTCGGCGATCAAGCGCCTCTGGCCAACCCTGTTTGCGGAAGAGGTCGGCCGGGCAACGGGGCGGGACTTCGGGCGATTCGTGGTGTCCACGCACACCATGGCACTTGCCTCGCAGCTGGATCGCTGGCTCGAGCAGGGCGGACTGACCGCCAAGGGCTTCTCGCGGGCTGCCGCCGATGTCGCCACCAGTCGTGTTGCGTTGCCCGTGCGCCTGCTGTTGCGTCACCCGCAGCGGCAGGATGCCCTGCGGGACGCGCGCACGCTGCTGGCCATGCTGGAGCGGGCGCAGGAGACGGATGATGACGGCGAAGCCGGACGGCTGCGGAACCTGGTCCGGGGCACGCTCGGCAACGCCGGCGGCGACTTCCGCCTTGAAACCTACTATGGCCTGCTGATGATGGACGGCGACCGCATGGGCGCGTTGCTGGTGGAGGAGGGGGCGACCACCTTCCGCGAGGTATTTCATCCGCGGATCCGGCGCCAGTTCGACGAGCGGGCCGCGGGCAATGAGGCGCTGCGTGCCTACGGCGAGATGCGGCGCGTGCCTTCGCCTGCAAGGCACATGGCGATCTCCGGTGCATTGAACGACTTTGCGCTGCATGTGGTGCCGCATGTCGTCCAGCGCGAATATCTCGGGCGCCTGATCTATGGCGGTGGTGACGACGTGCTGGCCATGCTGCCGGTCGCAGACCTGCTGCCGGCCGCCGCGCGGCTGCGTGACGCCTGGTCGGGTACCAGCCGGTTCGCGCCCGTCGACGGAACCGACAGCCAGCGGACCCGGCTGGAGCTGCAACGGGGCTTTGCGCTGCTCGACGGCCGGCTGTTGCGGATGATGGGCAGCCGCGCGACTGCCAGCGCCGGTCTGGTGGTCGCCCATCACCAGGCGCCGCTTGCGCGTGTGCTGCGCGAACTAAGGGAAGCCGAGGCGACGGCGAAGGAGGCGGGCGGGCGCGATGCGATCCATGTCCGCGTGCTCAAGCGTTCCGGCGGCGCGCTCGCGCTGACCCTCAAGTGGCAGGATCTGGCGCTGTTCCGGCACGTGGTCGATTTCCTGCGCGAGCCGAGCGTGTCGCGGCGGGCGGTCTATCACTGCCTGCAGTGGATTCGCGATCTGCCGCGCCCCGAAGGCGAGGGCGCCCTGATGGCCAGCCTCCTCGGCTACCAGTTCCGCCGCCAGGCGGGCAGCAGGGCAGTGGCGGACGATCACGCCGTCGAGCAGCTTGCCGCGGATCTTGCGAGGCGTTCGGTCGCGCAGGCGGAGCCCGTCGACTGGACCGGAAACCTGCTCTCGGTGGCCGAGTTCCTCGCGCGCGAGACGCGCGCCGGGATGGTCCCGGGAAGCACCAACGGAAACGGCAACAGGGGAGAGGCAGCATGAATGCACACTTCATCGAGCCCATGGATGTGCTGTTCCTGAGGGGCAACCGCCTGTTCGGGGATGCCGGCAGCTATGGCGAGTCCATGGTGCCGCCCTGGCCTTCGGTGGCGGCCGGTGCGATCCGAACCGCCATACTCGCGCGCGACGGAGCCGACCCCGCGGCCTTCGCGAGGGGCAAGCATGAGCATGCCCATCCGACACTGGGCACGCCCGATGCACCCGGCAGCTTCCGGATCACCGATTTCCAGCTAGCCTGGCGGGGCGAAACTGGCGAGGGGCCGCTCGAAAGGTTCTATCCGCTGCCTGCGGATCTCGTGGCCACGCGCGAGGCGCAGCAGGAATACATCACGCTGCGCGCGCTCTCGCCCTGGCAGCCCGCCGCCGGCATCGACTGCTCCATGGCGCTTGAGCGTCTGCCGGTGATGGCGCAGGCTTCGCGGTCGAAACCGGTCACCGGCCTGTGGCTGACTTCCCGGGGCATGCAGTCCTGGCTGGACGGGCGGTTGCCCGATGCGTCGGCCGATCTGGTTCCTTCCGCCCGGCTCTGGGTTCATGACGAACGCATCGGCATCGGCCTGCAGGCGGACACCCGCCGAGCCGACGACGGCAAGCTGTTCTCCATGCAGGCCGTGGCGTTTTCCCGGGGGGTCGGATTTCTGGCCGAGGCGGAAGGCGACGGCCTGGACGCAGGCACCGCCCTGCGTTTCGGAGGCGACGGCCGCGGCGCGGTCGTCGATCGTGCCGCGGCGCCGGCGCCCGAGGCGGACGTCGACCGCATCCTGGCATCCCGGCACTGTCGCCTGATTCTCGCCACGCCCGGCATCTTCCCCGGGGGCTGGCGCCTGCCGGGAATGGATGCGGCGGGCGCGTTCGAGCTCTGCGGCGTGCGCGGCCGCGTCGTGGCTGCTGCGGTCAATCGCGCCGAGGTTGTCTCGGGCTGGGATCTGGCCCTCCGGGAGCCCAAGCCCGCGCGCCGTGCCGTTCCTGCCGGCAGCGTCTACTGGATCGAGGATCTCCAGGCTACGCCGGATGATCTTCGCAAGCTTGCGGCGCATGGCCTGTGGCCCGAAACCGGCTACGATGCCCGGCGTCGCGCAGAAGGTTTCAATCGTTTTCTTGTTGCCAGCTACTGATTCGAGGAGAGGATCATGTTCGAACAAAAGGCAGCCGTTTTCCTGTATGCCGTGAGCCCCGTGCACATGGGCGCCGGCACGGCCACGGGGCTGATCGACAACCCCATCCAGCGCGAGCGCCACACCAGCCATCCCTGCTTTGCAGGCTCGGGCATCAAGGGCGCGGTGCGACACTCGTTCGAGTCCCTGGGCGGAGAATCCGCATTGATCGATCGCATCTTCGGCCCCGAATCGGGCAGCAGCACCCTGCACGCCGGGGCCGTCAGTTTCGGCGATGCGCAGCTCGTGGCCTTCCCGG
This region includes:
- a CDS encoding DUF1015 domain-containing protein, which translates into the protein GLVAAASVADYDSNRIRKHEFTRPAKEDDRVRQIEALNAQTGPVLLAYRSQDEIDAMIDSVTRGAPEYDLVADDGIGHTFWVVDDPDLIQRLTEGFDRMEAIYIADGHHRSAAASRVAASKNGPPDAMSRYFLSVIFPHKQMKILDYNRVVKDLNGLDEKTFIEKVATAFDVNASDTPVSPAQPGEFGMYLNGQWYRLNIHPERIPADPVARLDVSLLADNLLEPVLGISDPRTDPRIDFVGGIRGLGELERRVDSGEMAAAFSMHATTMDDLMAVADANEVMPPKSTWFEPKLADGLVSHLLN
- the cas6 gene encoding CRISPR system precrRNA processing endoribonuclease RAMP protein Cas6, whose product is MQAGVVPSWPLPYARFRLAFEASRGTRLPPYPGSAWRGAFGWALRDLACVTGQPDCRGCAFASRCVYQRLFETARQGRPESGMTTHAPHPFVLRLPPSHPAGLVLVDIHLFGEAMRWLDEVVMAFARAGRAGVGGARNRLGLVRVLQRVGGSWAELSPDSGRLTPFPAAVDEPPDIACVGRQVRVELQSPLRIVRRGRPLRPEELTPRHFVHALYARVRKLARAQGQTLQMFWPQVPSEVGFAGVSLRWIDFCRRSSRQGRRHPIGGIAGHFDLSLAGLETAWPLLWHGQFLHVGKLTAIGHGGYRLRWHSVAGGASAGQMTDPREQDI
- the csm6 gene encoding CRISPR-associated ring nuclease Csm6; this encodes MQPHEYGRRILLAVTGLSPQVVTETVHALAVTRSPAFVPTEVHLVTTAEGRDRARLSLLHPRTGWFHRLRESYGLPEIGFDDTRIHVLEGRNGQPMQDIRSPDDNSAAADFITCLVQELTRDEAAALHVSIAGGRKTMGFYLGYALSLFGRPQDRLSHVLVSAPYESHPHFFFPTRDSEIIYTPAPDNRPHDTRDAVVTLAEIPFVRLRDALETGLTDGACSFLDAVRLAQRAVPPAGLVLRPGACVVVAGGEEVRLEPLRFALYWLLAERALAGQPAVHWTDKGFEARLLDSYGRLVGRDSGDFERAQRNWGQGLARENVDPLKSHVNRTLKRVLGERGAQPYLIRQLGSVPGTRYRRFGLTLGAGQIAIEHRKLARDDGGCASGNHAEVQAGPASSTVNGRIG
- a CDS encoding RAMP superfamily CRISPR-associated protein; amino-acid sequence: MSMQTRECTARFLAPAFLGNAAQDGQWRSPPFKHLLRAWWRVAWAEANGFSGSVDTLRRDEGALFGSAADGTGHRSRVRLRLDRWNQGSLKRWQPLGAVQHPEVRVAVDAGLYLGYGPVRLPRGSREPALKGNAAIQAGESARLRLAFPDGDSRLIDRALALMDAFGTLGGRSRNGWGSLALEGAPALGSLPLRDWAACLDRDWPHAIGRDERGALVWQTEPFDDWQGLMRRLAEIKIGFRTRFPFPKERPPHQRVEDRHWLAYPVTRHVTRSWNRNARLPNSLRFKVIAIDGGLRGRIFHVPCLPPPQFRPDRHAIERVWREVHAFLDGTKGVERTAP
- the cas10 gene encoding type III-B CRISPR-associated protein Cas10/Cmr2, with product MNNDRENRLWQTKLDARLHDPGEKALILMRTREGHEGGTVRILRERFGLTHVDAAAVNRADWWASAADRPQWPRNLSDRLHWTREPVLVHPVSGDEIDLAAEGRLAETDPADIAARSLAHFERLRAACRNDVRRSLLAFWRFGPELQESGDNGRLGELWPQLPADTRVPDHSIWEHLDLASAFAGAFAADDNGEAALLAMSIGPVQSFIAAARSTSDLWAGSHLLARLAWETMKPLVDELGPDAVLFPRLRGIPQVDLWLREQGLPDELFAEAAWSKGASADANPLFSAALPNRFVALVPAGRARALAERCRTHVRDWMQKKGRQVVQRLLTEIGEAADDASLYCFEQARRQLRDFPEVHWTSVPFSLIRASADGKRVEDTVRLSEAMAPFFGVPAGEPTGFLASDAWRVLQKSIEWQDGTAFWEPNPGVLYPAVYDLADRVLAAAKSVRQFGQVDERGWRDSLTGEVEWLTLDPGHLGKSPRQQTETLWSRIAEKRPAWARPGEHLGALSAIKRLWPTLFAEEVGRATGRDFGRFVVSTHTMALASQLDRWLEQGGLTAKGFSRAAADVATSRVALPVRLLLRHPQRQDALRDARTLLAMLERAQETDDDGEAGRLRNLVRGTLGNAGGDFRLETYYGLLMMDGDRMGALLVEEGATTFREVFHPRIRRQFDERAAGNEALRAYGEMRRVPSPARHMAISGALNDFALHVVPHVVQREYLGRLIYGGGDDVLAMLPVADLLPAAARLRDAWSGTSRFAPVDGTDSQRTRLELQRGFALLDGRLLRMMGSRATASAGLVVAHHQAPLARVLRELREAEATAKEAGGRDAIHVRVLKRSGGALALTLKWQDLALFRHVVDFLREPSVSRRAVYHCLQWIRDLPRPEGEGALMASLLGYQFRRQAGSRAVADDHAVEQLAADLARRSVAQAEPVDWTGNLLSVAEFLARETRAGMVPGSTNGNGNRGEAA
- the cmr3 gene encoding type III-B CRISPR module-associated protein Cmr3, with the translated sequence MNAHFIEPMDVLFLRGNRLFGDAGSYGESMVPPWPSVAAGAIRTAILARDGADPAAFARGKHEHAHPTLGTPDAPGSFRITDFQLAWRGETGEGPLERFYPLPADLVATREAQQEYITLRALSPWQPAAGIDCSMALERLPVMAQASRSKPVTGLWLTSRGMQSWLDGRLPDASADLVPSARLWVHDERIGIGLQADTRRADDGKLFSMQAVAFSRGVGFLAEAEGDGLDAGTALRFGGDGRGAVVDRAAAPAPEADVDRILASRHCRLILATPGIFPGGWRLPGMDAAGAFELCGVRGRVVAAAVNRAEVVSGWDLALREPKPARRAVPAGSVYWIEDLQATPDDLRKLAAHGLWPETGYDARRRAEGFNRFLVASY